In Deltaproteobacteria bacterium, the genomic stretch CCTCGAGGCTCATCATTCTAAGGTCGCTGACTAAGTTCTTTGCCCTGCCAGGGCTGCGGGTGGGCTATATCATCTCCAATGCAGAAACCATCCGTCATTTTTCCCGGAACAGGGAACCCTGGACCGTGAACGCCCTGGCCCAGATCGCAGCCACGGTTAGTTTGCAGGATAAAAATTACATCACCCGGACGAAGGAATTCATCGTCCTGGAGCGCGACCGTTTAACCCAGGGCCTGCGGGCGATCCCCGGGTTTATTCCTTATCCCGGTACGGCCAATTTTCTCCTGGTGCAGCTACATCCCACCCTCAATCTGAATGCTGCCGAACTACGGGAAAAATTGATTCCCCATGGAATCCTGATTCGTGATTGCAGTTCCTTCCATCATATCGGCCCCTACTTTTTCCGCATTGCCGTGCGCAGCCGTAAAGATAACAACGCTCTCCTAAAAGCCCTACGTCGGATACGCCAGGAAATCCTGCGATGAATGTGGAGAGGAACTTGGTCGAGGGACCTGGATTACTCTCCAAAAAGAGAAAGGGGCACTTTGCCTGGCGTGCGCCGATTTAGATCACCTTGTTTTTCTTCCGCCTGGCGATGCGGCCATTACCAGGCGTGCTCGCAAATATTCAACCTTAGCTGCGGTCGTTTTGAAGTGGAGTCGGGCCCGGAAACGGTATGAACGCCAGGGACTCTTAGTCGAAGCTCAGGCGACTGAAAAAGCCGAACAGGAATGTTTGGCTGACATCGAAGTTAGGGAGCGACGAAGAGAAAGAGAAGCGGCGAAGAGGTTTGATGAAGAGGCGGTTCGCTTAGCGGTTGTCGTCCATATTCGCCACACCGAGACAGAATACGACACGCTACTGGCTAGCGGTTATGACCGATGGGACGCCCGGGCGCAAGTTGAAGAAAGAGTTAATCGGGTGATGAGTCAATGGCAAGGGAAAAAGTGAATCTATCGATAGCTCTCTATGACATTAGCCAAAAGATTCCGGTCCACTTGTCTCCCCACTAACCGCCCTTCTTGCAACACGGGAAAATTATCTTCAAAAGGAGGTCGGTCGTTGCGGTAGATGATCCCGATGGGGATTCTTTCTCCCCATTCTTCGGCAACTTTCAGGGCAGCTTCCCTGTTCTTGGGATCGTAATCCGAGGGTAATTCGCGGCATCGCTTCTTGTACCAACTGAAAGTATTTACCTTGTTAAAGGACACACAAGGTTGCAGGATGTCGATGAGCGAGAAACCTCTGTGAGCAATGGCTTGCTGGATTAAGCCGGAAAGGTGATCTTCCAAGCCGGAGAAAGCCCTGGCTACAAAACCCGCTCGCATGGTTACGGCCACGGCTACTGGATTGAAAGGAACAGAGGCTACACCTTCGGGCTGGGCTTTGGTAATGAATCCCGGCTCGGAAGTGGGGCTGGCTTGACCTTTGGTCAACCCGTAAACCTGGTTATTGTGAACCAGCAAGGTGACATCTATATTACGGCGGATGGCGGCCAAAAAGTGATTTCCTCCCTCCCCGTAATTGCAGCCATCTCCGCTCTCGACGATAACGGTTAATCCCGGGTTGGAAAGTTTGGCCCCGGTGGCCACCGGCACGGATCGGCCATGCAAACCGTCGAAGAGGTTCACGTTCAGATAATGGGGAGCTTTGGCCGCCTGTCCAATCCCGGAGACAAAGAGAACCCGCTGGGGCGGCAACTGGCTCGCAACCAGAGCTTTTTTTACAGCCTTTTGGATGGAAAAATTTCCGCAGCCCGGACACCAGGCTGTTTCATAGTTTCCGTACGCCTCAAGAGTTACCATAGTTGACCTCATTTTAAGCGGCGGAGGATATATTCCGGAGTGATCGGAAGACCATCATACCGGTAAACCCGTTGATGAAATTCAAACCCTGTCGCCTGGCGGATGAGGCTGGCCAATTGTCCAGTGGCATTCCCCTCCACGCCAACGACCTGCCGGGCATCTTGAAGGAAACCCATAAATTGCTCGGGGACCATAGGCCATACCTGAGAGAAATGAAGAGAAGCTACCCGTTGGCCAGAAGACCTCATCATGGAAGCGGCTTCCAGGCATGATCCCTTGCTCGACCCCCAAGAAACCAAAAGAAGGTCTGGATTCTGGTCTCCCTGGCGCTCCGGAGGAATAACTTCCTGGCGGATCCTATCCATTTTTTTCAATCGCTTCTCCACCATTTGCTTGCGCAACGAAAGATCCTCGGTGAGGTGACCATCCTCGGTATGCTCATCGCTTCCGGCCACGACCAGATATTCGCTCAGACCGGGAAGGAGACGAGGGGAGACGCCACTGTCCGTGATGGCAAATCGGTGGTAGGGAAGGTCCGAAAAAACCGCATCGATCGGGGGTTGTATAGGGGGTAAAGTTGCCACTTCAAAGGGCTTCAGGGAGCGGTAGGAGTCAGAAAGAAATTGATCAGTGAGGATAAACACCGGCCCCTGGTAATTTTCCGCCAAGGCAAAGGCCTGGCGGGTAAGATCGAAGCACTCTTCGACGGTTCCAGGAGCAAAGATGGCTCGGGGGAACTCTCCGTGGCCGGAGTGGAGGACAAAGTTCAAATCTCCTTGTTCTGTGCGTGTAGGCAGACCTGTCGCCGGCCCCGGGCGCTGGGCAATCACGATCACAATGGGGGTTTCGGTCATGGCGGCCAGGCTTACTCCCTCCACCATCAGAGCAAACCCCCCTCCGGAGGTAGCCACCATACTGGGTGCTCCGGCAAAGGAAGCGCCGATGGCCATATTGATGGCCGCGATCTCGTCTTCGGCTTGCTCCACAAGCAGTCCCATTTTCCCGGCCAGCCGGGCAAGGGTTAAGCCGATGGAAGTAGAGGGCGTCATCGGGTAGAAAGAAAAAAATTTCAGCCCGGCGGAGATGGCCCCCAGGGCGATGGCCTCATTTCCCTGCATCATCACCCGCGAAGGGGGGTTGGAAAGGGGAGGAAGTTTCCCGGCGAAAGTGGGCTGAGCGGAAGTCCACCGAAAAGCTTCACTTAAAATCCGCCGGTTTTCTTCAATCAAACCAGGGTTCTTCTTTCCAAAAAAATCCTCCAGGGTTCGGCCCACCAATGCTTCATCCAGCCCGAGGAGAGAGCAGACCACTCCCAGGGCTGCGATGTTGGAGAATTTATCCG encodes the following:
- a CDS encoding aminotransferase class I/II-fold pyridoxal phosphate-dependent enzyme, encoding SRLIILRSLTKFFALPGLRVGYIISNAETIRHFSRNREPWTVNALAQIAATVSLQDKNYITRTKEFIVLERDRLTQGLRAIPGFIPYPGTANFLLVQLHPTLNLNAAELREKLIPHGILIRDCSSFHHIGPYFFRIAVRSRKDNNALLKALRRIRQEILR
- a CDS encoding 2-oxoacid:ferredoxin oxidoreductase subunit beta, whose product is MVTLEAYGNYETAWCPGCGNFSIQKAVKKALVASQLPPQRVLFVSGIGQAAKAPHYLNVNLFDGLHGRSVPVATGAKLSNPGLTVIVESGDGCNYGEGGNHFLAAIRRNIDVTLLVHNNQVYGLTKGQASPTSEPGFITKAQPEGVASVPFNPVAVAVTMRAGFVARAFSGLEDHLSGLIQQAIAHRGFSLIDILQPCVSFNKVNTFSWYKKRCRELPSDYDPKNREAALKVAEEWGERIPIGIIYRNDRPPFEDNFPVLQEGRLVGRQVDRNLLANVIESYR
- a CDS encoding 2-oxoacid:acceptor oxidoreductase subunit alpha, producing the protein MNNTLNILIGGEAGQGLVTVGEILAKSLVRSGYYIVVTQSYMSRIRGGHNTFAIRVSTEEILAPQEPVDLLVALNDETLTLHQKELTPRGRIVADQGCTLEEENCLKVPYGHLAADKFSNIAALGVVCSLLGLDEALVGRTLEDFFGKKNPGLIEENRRILSEAFRWTSAQPTFAGKLPPLSNPPSRVMMQGNEAIALGAISAGLKFFSFYPMTPSTSIGLTLARLAGKMGLLVEQAEDEIAAINMAIGASFAGAPSMVATSGGGFALMVEGVSLAAMTETPIVIVIAQRPGPATGLPTRTEQGDLNFVLHSGHGEFPRAIFAPGTVEECFDLTRQAFALAENYQGPVFILTDQFLSDSYRSLKPFEVATLPPIQPPIDAVFSDLPYHRFAITDSGVSPRLLPGLSEYLVVAGSDEHTEDGHLTEDLSLRKQMVEKRLKKMDRIRQEVIPPERQGDQNPDLLLVSWGSSKGSCLEAASMMRSSGQRVASLHFSQVWPMVPEQFMGFLQDARQVVGVEGNATGQLASLIRQATGFEFHQRVYRYDGLPITPEYILRRLK
- a CDS encoding DUF2293 domain-containing protein, translated to MKWSRARKRYERQGLLVEAQATEKAEQECLADIEVRERRREREAAKRFDEEAVRLAVVVHIRHTETEYDTLLASGYDRWDARAQVEERVNRVMSQWQGKK